The Malus domestica chromosome 17, GDT2T_hap1 genome contains the following window.
GTGCAATCTATTGATGCATTCAAGCAAAGACGATATTTCATACACTCTTCTTCTGACTGTTTGATCACAACTGCTTCAATATGTGTCTTTTGGTTCATTAAATAACTAGCCGCTTCTCTAGCTTTATTGTGGAAACTACCAATAGGACCAACATGCTTGTCAAAACATTCTCTTGCATTCTTCCATTTCTTAAAGCCTACCCCAGTGAAGGCATCGCTTCCTAATTgtgaaaaattgattttaaagagatagcaatgaagacaaaatgccgcatctttagatatactatactccaaccaatcATATTCTTCAAACCACGAAACAACAAATCGTCGCTTTTTCTTTGCATGCAAAGTGTATGGGAACTCATACTTTGTAGGCCTACAAGGTCCCATTTGCAAATATGCTCCTCGGACCTCATCTTGAATATTAGAAGGATAGTCCTTCATTCGAATTCTTTTTCCCGGGTCTCTCTCAAGATTATTAAAATCAATGTCACGCTCATTTTGTCTTGAGCTCGAACTACCCGAACAAGTAGATGGTGCTATTGGCTTTGACTTGAAAAATctttccatatttcttatttctAAACTACacatttaaccaaaaacacaaaacatttACCAATCaaccaataaacaaaaattccatCTAAATTTCAAtgataaaatgagtataaacataaaacatatcaacAATTATATTAATAATAGACTAAAAATCTTCATCAATatctaatataatttaattgagATTAGATTAGAATACCAAAAAACTTACTTGAATTGTGAACCAAATAGTGATGGCCTAGAGATATGGGGAGGTATGATATTAGGGtaataaaattataatatggGATTGGGTGTGGGATttagaattttagggttttgaaatcTGAGGAGTTAGGGATTgaaaattggatgaatatgttAAAGTTGGGCATTGGGGGAAGTAGAAgagaaatttgggtgaatatGTTATTACATTGGGCATTGGGGGAAGCAGAAGAGCAGGAAACGGGGGAAGGGTGGGACAGTGGGGAATGATGTGGGTTGGGGATGGGATTTAAAATAATGGACAAAAAGTTTGGGTGGGAtataaaaaacaatttaaaacaatTGGCCAAAAGccaattattttctttcttctccggtCATCTTCTACGACGAGAAGATTTTGTACCTGCAACCGACACTGCACGAGGGGTCCCCGGAAAATTTCTAGCAGCAATTTAGGGTCGTTGAAGGGTCCTGTGACCTCCCAGGTCCCTctgtggatccgccactgcgtatatcacaatcatcatttaattaactagtttttcttaattattagtttattaaataatgaactaaatttaaaaatatgattaattcaaatgatgtggttgtgcACATCAAATGCCATCTAAAATAGTATGAAAACGTAGTACAAAAATATGGTACGAATAATATTACTTTTTTGCCTCCATGACAACATCATCATGCACTCACTGtgattttccgattttttttttcttttggatttCTAAAATTCAATTGAACAATAATTGAATAATTCATGAGAGTGTGTGTATAATTTTGTTGTAATGCatataatatatttattatTCTCTTATTCCGACGTTAACATATTGATTTCGtgtttattttatcattttattcagACGCTAATTTGCTACTAATAGCAGAATTGGAAAAATTACAATATCAATAAACCTACAGATGAATCGAACGACAATTACTATCATCTGGATGACAGACAAGATATTGACATACGGAGAAAGGGAAGAATTTGGCATAATAAGTAGTCAGTAAACAATTTTAATGAACTTTATTAATGGACTCTGAGTTTCACATGAATACTGACACGTCATTCAATGAAGCTTAACATTATTAAGGTCATATAGAGGGGAGAGGAAACTATTGTAACATCAATtaggatttgaaaattttccttgTTAAGAGTACAAAACAAAAAGGAGGTAGATTATCTACCCTCCCACTTTCCGTACCCTCCTATTTGTTTGGTCATgattaagtcacgttaacattttctattactatttatttttgtcttattatctctataaaaaaataatataaaatgttgacgggGTTTTaccgtaaccacacaaaataggagAACACGGGAAGtgagagggcagagaatctgcctccaaaCAAAAATGCTCTCCCCTATAAAAAGGGGGTCATTTAGATGGGAAGGGATCTTCCACCAAATCCTCTCAATCAATAAATCcggaattttgaaatttaattcaacggttaaagttattgTAACTTTTAAAGGAATTTCCTGTTTTTAACCgtatgatcaaattttaaggacactgattgattgattgagaGGATTTGATGGAAGGAATCCCCCATTTAGATCTATTGGGACCATATGATGTGGACCTAATGATGATACATGCAAGCTGAAATGGTATTTTATAcccaaagaagataaaaaggacGAGCAGTGACTCTGTTTTTTCTGGTATAGTGTATACGTGGGTACAAAAATTCTATGGTGCTCTAGAGTGTAGGATGTTTCGTGTATTTTGATCATCAGatctttatttttgtgtttttaacccTAGATCATCAGTTAAAAGACTCAAAGTATCCAATAGTTTAATTCCTAATTGGGTATGGCAATGAGTGTCCATATGTGAAACTCGTTTAGTCAAATTCTTAACAAGTAAAATCTCTTTGAATCCCTATTTGGGTATAGCCATGAGTACAATACAAAATCACAATCATCGGGAAATTTAGATTACTTTATGGTGCCTTTTATTAAAGAATTGTTTGTAAGTACTtttgaaatgattgaaaatatttttagaaaaaatgtttttaaattcCAAAAGCATTTAAAGTGCACCCTGCAAAAAACACAATATTTTTACCAAGGATCGATTCCAAAAATGTTTTCACTAAAAACAGTTTCAGCCTTTTTAAAAAGTACTTCTAAACGAGCCCTAAAACACGTTGAAATTTGTTCTACCATTCAAGTCCTTCCTATAAAATTAGTTGGAAGTGCTTATTCTCCAAAAAGCAATTCTACAACACAAAAACACTATTAAGGCCTCTTTGGGACTACTTCAGAAGGGCTAAAAGTGCTCTATAGCGGTAAACTAAGTTAAACTTATTCCACCAAGTTCATTAGAAAAATTGTTCCTTAGTTAATGTAGGACTGGCGTTTTGCTCAAAACTTGGCAGTCATTGTTTGGCTTTAGTTCCACAAGTATAACAATTTTCCTCGACAACTTGACGGAATAAGGTAACGTAGGACACAAAACGAAAGCATAAGGGAGCAAAGTCGATTGCAAGTTCGGAAAAGTGAGATTCTCGTCAAAGCGCAGGAACTAGAACAAAAAACTGTGTTACAAAACTCACTATCAGAACTCACAAGCAGTTGAGGCATCCAAACTTATTCCACTTTACTCACTGATACATAAATACAGTTGTAATCTACCTAAGCCGACTTACATGGAAATGTCTTTACCGAAAAGTTCAGCTATTCCCTTCTGAGGGTCATCCTGTTTCACAATCGACTCTCCTACCAAAACCGCTTTGACACCAGCTTCTTGTACATAGGCAATATCATCCGGTGTAAACAGCCCAGATTCTCCTACCACAATGATGTCTCTCTGACGGATCAATTCGCCACGCTCTCCTTCAAGAAGCTTCTTTGTGTTACTAGTATCAACCTTAAATGTTTCTGCAGTCAAATCAAATATAAGGTTATCATATTGCGATTAAAGTTCACACGCAATACACAGCCCAATTTTGACAGATAGCAAACATGAACATCGGCAGGTTCAACGTCATCCCCTTCTATATATAGCTTGCCGACCCATCTTATTCAAACCCCATCAACATCCTCacttaaaaagaaattaataattaatataagAAGACTGAACTACCAATTATGGTGCCTGAACCGCACACAGTTATTATGCCTATAATAATGCATATTAGGGGGCAAATGGAGAAAGTGTTTTGAGGATCCTATCACAAATTCAAACAGGAAGTACATTATTGAAGGCTTTCAAAAAGCTCTCACATATTACTGCAAAATACTGGTTGACGGTTAATAACGTTAGTCTTTCATAAATATGGATAAAGATGAAATGATCAGCAAACAGCCATATTGTAAATGACAAGGAAACAGAAGTTTCATAGCATAAGCCAATTCACAGAGCTTAGGAAATTTTACCAAGATTGCGGTTGTTGATGCCAATAAACTCAACCCCCTCAATGCCCAGAACACGGTCCATTTCCCTCTCATCATGCACCTGTAACAATGTAACACACGAGATGTTTCGGGATTAGATTTCATTGGATATGGTTTTTTCTTTTCGACATAAGGATACAcatacacacgcacacacaaggATATGTTGTAACTGATGCATAACTCTGCATCCAAACGAAGCCCAAAATAGGCCAGACATTAAAGAATCGTAAAATCAGTCTAACTCACATAGACAAGGGCAGATTTTCCCAGTTGAAACCCACCAAACTTCCAACATACAAACAGAAGTATAAAAAACTAACAATGAAGAAAGAAGTGCAACTCAAACCTCAACAAGTGTTGCCATGCCAAGCATCTTGCAGATCTTTGTCATGTATTTGATGTCAAGGTCAGGCAAAACAGCAGCAATCAAAAGAATTGCATCTGCACCTTTGGTTCGAGCATAGTAGATTTGCCAAGCCTCAATGATAAATTCTTTGCACAACAGAGGGCACTGCGTATTTTGCTAGTGTTAGAAGAATAAATTATACCCAAAGTACATCCTAGCATGTGCAGAATACTACAAAATGAGGAACACTGCTTACAGACAAACCTTAACTCCAGCATTTCTTATCGCCACCATATTTTCATAGCTTCCCTATATTTATTGAGCAAAAAGCAAGTGAGATACAGCTAATAGTTTTGCTTTTAACATCAATGACTTCTAAGAGAGATCAAATTGATTTGCTCACCTGAAAATATTTTTCATCTGCCAAAACACTAAGACAAGCAGCTCCCCCTTTTTCATAAGCTTGTGCAATTTCAACCTATCATGATAATTTATAAAAGAATAAGAACTGGTGAGATTGGGGGAGAAAATCATTTTCACATACCTAGAACAATGACCGGGGGCAGCTATCCCCACTCAAGTTctcttttctcaaaagttacAGAGTTATATTAGAAATGACTCAACGCACACATGCATACAATGCTTTTGTTCCATTCCAAGGAGGATAACACGTACATTCCGATTAGAATTACAGTTTTTAAGGTTTGAAAAATAGACAATGATGCTTCCTCTATTCCGATGATCATGAAATCATTAGTTCAGCACACTGAATCTCATAACGCCACAACAGGAATAGAGACACTCCCAAGAACAGGAATAAGGATGAAACAATGCAGACTTACCGGATCAAAATTTTCCCTCAAAACTCCTCTACTTGGGGAAGCCTTCTTCACTTCAGCAATCAAACCGGGCAGACCAGTTCGTGAATGCGCTGCCCTCAGAGCTCCAACAAAATCCCTCACAGGAGGAGCATTGTCAAGAGCCTTCTTCAATGAATACAGAGGTTGCCTCTGCTTCAACTGAATCAATATCATTAGCAGTAATCAAATTAGCAACAATCCTATATACAAAACTTGACCAAATCACTCTGCTTTTTTCCCCCTTCCAATTGGGTCCTCAAAACCCCCAAAACTTTTCGATTTATCGAACAACCCAAttcaccaaaaacacaaagctgaTGACTTTACCTGAGCAACTTGAGTGTCCTTATGCCATATGATCTCCTCCAGAATATTCCGTGGAGTGTTGCCCTCATTCTGCAACCGGAACTCGAAAGGTCCCACGTAGTGTTGAGGGGGTCCTGTGGGAGGCCTCCTCCTGATTCTAATTCCCTGACTCGCAGCCACCTCATTGTGGTACATACCCACCTCCCATTCCTTGATTTCCAGCTCAACTTTCTCCGGCTCCTGTTCGCCTTCCACTGCAACCGCCGACGGCGGAGTACCCTTAGACTCCAtctaataaaaaacaaacaattacCCTTACATGCAGACACCATTTCAATGCAGTTCAAGATAAAATCCAGCAAAGAGTAGAGAGAATTAAGAAATCTGAAAAACTAAGAACCTGCTGAGCTCGAACAATGGAGCAAGACGACGACGGAAGAGAGAGCGAGTTCGCTCTACGCGCGTCGAAAGCGGAGGCGGAAATGGGTTTTCTGGGgcgggaagagagagaagcaaCAGCCCTGAAGGAAGCCAAGCCCTCCATTGTCGGATGGGGATTTGCAGAGCAAAAAAGAAAGGGGATGTCTTTGGCACTTTGCTGGGGGATATGTGCTGGAGAAAGTCAAATTATCTGGTAAGTGAGAGTTACAAGTAGTAAGAAAGCATTAGTCTTTTTAATTTGTATTAGGAACTAGGATTAGGATTAGGGTTTATGATTAATTAGGAATTTGGGAATTTAAAGGGGAAAAGCATTTTTGGATGCTTATTTGGTTGATTGTGAGAGGTGGGGTGTATCACGATGTATGTGAGATTTGCTTCCATTTTTTGAATTTGATTTCTGTTTTCATTTTACTATCCTTCTatttaaggatttttttttctttttttgggtaGATTtagggggtgtagtcaaactaagattttgattttaaaggattttaaaagtgatagatttgataagatttaaaaagattaaaaactcctacaaaattcatatggattttaatgaatttgaatggatcttgtatgccttatatgtatattctcatctctacttaGTTCGatgccttttgagagctcattggtttcgggttccattgaaactccaaagttaagcgagtttgcgagCAATACCAGTGgatcccagaaacaaaaccgtgagggtgtggtcggggcccaaagcgaacaatatcgtacCACGGCGGAGtcaagcccaggatgtggtgagggtctgggctgggatgtgacatagGGGGTGAGGTTGGATTCTTTTTAGTCTTTGttac
Protein-coding sequences here:
- the LOC103426003 gene encoding indole-3-glycerol phosphate synthase, chloroplastic-like, which gives rise to MEGLASFRAVASLSSRPRKPISASAFDARRANSLSLPSSSCSIVRAQQMESKGTPPSAVAVEGEQEPEKVELEIKEWEVGMYHNEVAASQGIRIRRRPPTGPPQHYVGPFEFRLQNEGNTPRNILEEIIWHKDTQVAQLKQRQPLYSLKKALDNAPPVRDFVGALRAAHSRTGLPGLIAEVKKASPSRGVLRENFDPVEIAQAYEKGGAACLSVLADEKYFQGSYENMVAIRNAGVKCPLLCKEFIIEAWQIYYARTKGADAILLIAAVLPDLDIKYMTKICKMLGMATLVEVHDEREMDRVLGIEGVEFIGINNRNLETFKVDTSNTKKLLEGERGELIRQRDIIVVGESGLFTPDDIAYVQEAGVKAVLVGESIVKQDDPQKGIAELFGKDISM